The DNA region TAATATAAAGCCTCTGCAGTGTTGCCTTGCGCTTCTTTTTCTCTCGCCTTACTTGCTAACTCACCCGAGGAATCGCAATTCAAAGCAATTTGGGACATAAGCAAAATTATGGCGTATCGGAACTTCTGTCTCATTTCCATAGTTTTTTTTCCCTTAGGGGATAAGAAAAAGGGCAGTTTTTTGTTATGTCAGCCCGTCGAATTTGTACAATTTACGGGCCTCCTCGTGTCGCAATCTTAAAAAAGTTTCAATCTCGAGGGAGAATTTGTCCGAAGGATTTAGTACTGTAATAATCGGAAGCGGGACTAAGAAAGTGACATCTTCTCATAAGAATCTACTGCAAAATTTTCAAGAATACCTCTCGGTTGAGAAGGGTCTGAGCGACAATTCCATTTACTCGTACGGATACGATCTGAACAAGTTTAAGAACTTCCTCGAAAAAGAACATATAGACTTCTTGGAAGTCCAAGCGAACGACATAGTTCGTTTCTTGAACGAGGAAAGGAATCGTAAGATCTCCGCAAAGACGATCGCTCGTGAAGTGGTTGCCATTCGCCAATTTTATAAATTTCTAAAAGACGAAAAGAAGCTGGATTCAAATCCAACGGAGAAGATCGAAACTCCGGAAGTGATGAGATCCATCCCCGATTATCTGACCCAAGAAGAGATCGAGGAATTGTTCAATGTGATTAAAGAGGATAATCTTTACGAACTCAGAGACAAATGTATTTTCGAACTTCTATATTCTTCCGGACTTAGGATCTCTGAAGCATGTAACCTAAGACTAACGGAT from Leptospira selangorensis includes:
- the xerD gene encoding site-specific tyrosine recombinase XerD, producing MTSSHKNLLQNFQEYLSVEKGLSDNSIYSYGYDLNKFKNFLEKEHIDFLEVQANDIVRFLNEERNRKISAKTIAREVVAIRQFYKFLKDEKKLDSNPTEKIETPEVMRSIPDYLTQEEIEELFNVIKEDNLYELRDKCIFELLYSSGLRISEACNLRLTDMDMSGMTLTVEGKGGRQRLVPFGEKSLDILNRYLKQSRPYILKNRNCDYLFVSKKGSFINRKSVWRLLNHYIKRTNIKKKVTPHTLRHSFATHLLENHADLKSVQELLGHIDISTTQIYTHMANKTLKEVHKKFHPRG